From Klebsiella electrica, the proteins below share one genomic window:
- a CDS encoding class I SAM-dependent methyltransferase — MNIDFHSEQNKYTYTGRTAHEDWTKTIVQLISPQGLRVADIGCGGGIYSAAWANLGAAEVIGIDFSAQMVTAANEHRRNGLNVSFRQGTAEHTGLTPESVDIVFARALIHHLPELNGCFSEAFRVLTPGGHVIIQDRTPEDVQIPGSKDHIRGYFFALFPRLTAMEIQRRPQKQRVCDALKAAGFTGIISVTVWETRRTYEHFEQLAQDLRMRTGRSILHYLNDDELDQLIHHIEQHIAGSGPIVEKDPWTIWFASKEA, encoded by the coding sequence ATGAATATCGACTTCCATTCAGAGCAAAATAAATACACTTATACAGGAAGGACGGCTCATGAAGACTGGACAAAAACCATTGTTCAGTTGATATCCCCTCAGGGCCTGAGGGTAGCTGACATTGGCTGTGGCGGAGGAATTTACTCCGCAGCCTGGGCAAACCTGGGGGCTGCGGAAGTGATCGGTATCGACTTCTCTGCGCAAATGGTAACAGCAGCAAACGAACACCGCCGCAACGGCCTTAATGTCTCTTTCCGGCAAGGCACGGCAGAGCATACCGGACTGACCCCGGAAAGCGTGGATATCGTTTTTGCGCGCGCGCTGATTCACCACCTCCCTGAACTGAACGGCTGCTTTTCTGAAGCGTTCCGGGTACTCACCCCCGGAGGTCACGTGATCATACAAGACCGGACGCCAGAGGATGTGCAGATCCCTGGCTCGAAGGATCACATCAGGGGTTACTTTTTTGCGCTTTTCCCTCGACTCACAGCAATGGAGATTCAGCGCAGGCCGCAAAAGCAACGGGTATGTGATGCTCTAAAAGCGGCAGGTTTTACCGGTATTATATCCGTGACCGTCTGGGAGACACGGCGAACCTATGAGCACTTCGAACAGTTGGCGCAGGATTTACGGATGCGTACAGGCCGATCCATTCTGCATTATCTGAACGATGATGAACTCGACCAGCTTATTCATCATATCGAACAACACATTGCAGGTTCCGGGCCGATCGTCGAAAAAGATCCGTGGACAATATGGTTTGCCAGCAAAGAAGCCTAA
- a CDS encoding LysR family transcriptional regulator: MIFFSYLEEVTLELRHLRYFVAVAEEEHMTRAAQRLGIQQPPLSQQIRDLETELGVELFERAPRRIKLNTAGAVFLVKARQLLAQADEAVLHVRKSARGELGHIAVGYTSSAAMHEAVPALLKAFGTHYPLITLSVTENNTRTLLEAVREQKLDAVFVRSTVTRYPSLLSVLLDEEPMVAAFPADHPMASVAGPMSMDMLRDQPFILYRQADGPGVQDRLLAACRSAGFELNVTEEVPRLLSAVTLVAAGKGVSLLPQTLKCILNRDVVYRPLAGEHAFTTPLTLAYRETPSDSPLGRLVSLARERGLKPR; encoded by the coding sequence ATGATATTTTTTTCATACCTGGAAGAGGTTACCTTGGAACTTCGCCATCTGAGATATTTCGTGGCTGTTGCAGAAGAAGAGCATATGACCCGTGCGGCTCAACGTCTCGGTATTCAGCAACCTCCCCTGAGTCAGCAAATACGTGACCTGGAAACTGAACTGGGTGTTGAATTGTTTGAGCGCGCACCGCGCCGGATCAAACTGAATACAGCCGGGGCAGTGTTTCTGGTCAAAGCACGCCAGTTGCTGGCACAGGCCGATGAAGCGGTGCTGCATGTCAGGAAAAGTGCGCGGGGAGAGCTTGGCCATATCGCCGTGGGTTACACAAGCTCAGCCGCAATGCATGAAGCGGTACCTGCACTGCTGAAAGCCTTCGGCACGCATTATCCCCTTATTACTCTGAGTGTCACTGAGAACAATACGCGAACATTGCTGGAAGCCGTCAGGGAGCAAAAACTGGACGCCGTATTCGTGCGTTCGACGGTCACGCGCTATCCCTCATTACTCTCGGTTTTGCTGGATGAAGAGCCCATGGTAGCGGCTTTTCCTGCGGATCATCCGATGGCGAGCGTGGCAGGACCAATGAGTATGGATATGCTCCGCGATCAGCCCTTTATACTGTACCGCCAGGCAGATGGGCCCGGCGTGCAGGACCGATTGCTGGCAGCGTGCCGGTCAGCCGGGTTTGAATTGAACGTGACTGAAGAAGTTCCTCGTCTGCTTTCAGCGGTGACCCTTGTTGCTGCCGGAAAAGGGGTCTCCTTGTTGCCCCAGACGCTGAAATGCATTCTGAACAGAGACGTGGTATACCGGCCGCTGGCTGGCGAGCACGCTTTTACCACACCTCTTACCCTTGCTTACCGTGAAACACCCTCAGATTCGCCACTCGGCCGACTGGTGAGCTTAGCCAGAGAGCGAGGACTCAAACCGCGCTGA
- a CDS encoding thiamine pyrophosphate-binding protein: protein MSVITTAALQRRRGADVLLETLSSEGVEYIFGNPGTTELPLIDALLRNPALKYILALQEASAVAMADGYAQASGKPGFLNLHTAGGLGHGMGNLLNAKVSQTPLVVTAGQQDTRHAISDPLLYDDLLSIAAPAVKWAENVSNAAQLPVLIRRAFHDANAAPGGPVFLALPMDIMDELCDVAIGEPSQIDRRATGGSLPHLANLLAGYQPGKVALIAGDEIYSSHASAETQQVAELLGAHVYGSSWPSRIPFPTSHPLWRGNMPTTARGIAGILQNYQAIFALGGKSLITILYSEGPAVPDNCAVYQLSADVNDLGRSYATRLSVVGDIKVSLNAMLPMLENATAAQRERYNDLIARARDEKQWAREALEKEVQAKFGLPTIAPLVAAHEAVRAIGPDVAIVDEALCVSSLVRQFLSSDQAGQYGFMRGGALGWGMPAAIGYCLGRGRQPVVCLVGDGAAMYSPQAMWSAAHENLPVTFVVMNNQEYNILKNFMRSQQHYTSAQTNTFVAMDIAQPKIDYQALAISMGLTTQCIRRAADIAPAIEASIASGKPGLIEIMVSTS from the coding sequence ATGAGTGTTATCACGACGGCCGCGCTGCAACGTCGACGCGGAGCAGATGTTCTGCTGGAAACCCTATCCAGCGAAGGGGTGGAGTACATTTTTGGCAATCCAGGCACAACTGAATTACCGTTGATTGACGCTCTGTTACGTAATCCGGCACTGAAATATATTCTTGCTCTGCAGGAAGCCAGCGCTGTAGCGATGGCGGATGGCTATGCTCAGGCATCGGGAAAACCGGGGTTCCTCAATTTGCATACGGCAGGGGGGCTGGGGCACGGCATGGGTAACCTGCTTAACGCGAAGGTTTCACAAACGCCGCTGGTGGTGACGGCCGGGCAACAGGATACGCGCCACGCCATCAGCGATCCGCTTTTGTATGACGATCTGCTCAGCATCGCGGCCCCCGCGGTGAAATGGGCGGAGAACGTCTCCAATGCGGCCCAACTGCCGGTACTGATCCGGCGGGCATTTCACGACGCGAATGCCGCCCCAGGCGGACCGGTATTTCTCGCGCTACCCATGGACATTATGGATGAGCTTTGCGATGTCGCGATTGGCGAACCTTCGCAGATCGATCGACGAGCGACAGGCGGCTCGCTACCGCATCTCGCGAATCTCCTGGCAGGATATCAACCCGGTAAAGTGGCTCTGATTGCCGGTGATGAGATTTACAGCAGTCACGCTTCAGCGGAGACTCAGCAGGTTGCTGAGCTCCTGGGCGCGCACGTTTACGGTTCATCCTGGCCTTCACGCATCCCTTTTCCGACATCACACCCTCTGTGGCGTGGCAATATGCCCACCACGGCGCGCGGCATCGCCGGGATCCTGCAAAACTATCAGGCAATTTTTGCTTTAGGCGGGAAGTCGTTAATTACTATTCTCTACAGTGAAGGCCCGGCCGTACCGGATAATTGCGCGGTGTACCAACTCTCTGCGGACGTGAACGATCTTGGGCGATCTTATGCGACGCGGCTCTCGGTAGTAGGAGATATCAAGGTATCGCTCAACGCGATGTTGCCGATGCTGGAGAACGCCACGGCCGCGCAGCGCGAACGATATAACGACCTGATTGCGCGAGCGCGGGATGAGAAGCAGTGGGCGCGCGAAGCGCTGGAGAAAGAGGTGCAGGCGAAGTTCGGACTACCGACGATCGCTCCGCTGGTGGCCGCCCATGAGGCGGTGCGTGCGATCGGCCCGGATGTGGCGATTGTGGATGAGGCATTATGCGTTTCTTCGCTGGTGCGCCAGTTTCTCTCCAGCGATCAGGCCGGCCAGTACGGTTTTATGCGCGGCGGGGCTTTGGGCTGGGGGATGCCGGCAGCTATTGGTTACTGCCTTGGGCGCGGTCGTCAACCGGTGGTATGCCTGGTTGGCGATGGGGCTGCCATGTACTCACCGCAGGCGATGTGGAGCGCGGCGCACGAAAACCTTCCGGTTACCTTTGTAGTGATGAATAATCAGGAATACAACATTCTGAAAAATTTTATGCGCAGCCAGCAGCACTATACCTCCGCGCAGACCAATACTTTTGTCGCCATGGATATCGCCCAGCCGAAGATAGACTACCAGGCGCTGGCGATCTCCATGGGGTTAACAACACAGTGCATTCGCCGCGCCGCGGATATTGCGCCAGCCATTGAGGCCTCAATCGCCAGCGGAAAACCAGGGTTGATTGAGATTATGGTCAGCACCAGCTAA
- a CDS encoding DUF1003 domain-containing protein — MHTDKKFRLYRPLKGITHTFGDEWFALKAEAFARFFGTPTFLIGQTIAVIVWIVLNVAGAVKFDPYPFILLNLAFSIQAAYAAPLILLAQTRQAERDQAHALADAQHREDLDDAMTKRQMLAEEQSVQLLKLLKQNTQLTELTRQMAERIETLTVQLAQREFHGQQK, encoded by the coding sequence ATGCATACAGATAAAAAATTTCGTTTATATCGCCCCTTAAAAGGGATTACGCATACTTTCGGCGATGAATGGTTTGCGTTGAAAGCAGAAGCCTTCGCGCGTTTTTTTGGTACGCCGACATTTCTGATTGGACAGACTATCGCGGTGATCGTGTGGATTGTTCTGAACGTTGCAGGCGCCGTGAAGTTTGACCCCTATCCCTTTATTTTACTCAACCTGGCATTCAGTATACAGGCTGCTTATGCAGCTCCGCTGATCCTGTTGGCGCAAACCCGACAGGCAGAACGCGATCAGGCGCATGCGCTGGCGGATGCGCAACACCGCGAAGATCTGGATGACGCCATGACGAAGCGCCAGATGCTCGCTGAGGAGCAGTCAGTACAACTGTTGAAATTACTGAAACAAAATACGCAGTTGACGGAACTGACCCGGCAAATGGCCGAGCGTATCGAAACGCTCACCGTGCAGCTTGCGCAGCGTGAATTTCACGGACAACAGAAATAA
- a CDS encoding DUF1971 domain-containing protein — protein MSHLRIPAHWRVKRSTPFFTKQNVPAALLSHHNTAAGVFGQLCVMAGTVIYYGFADEQATEPEVKVVINAGQFATSPPQYWHRIEMSDDAQFNINFWVEEESDGENGLFHARKA, from the coding sequence ATGTCTCACCTGCGTATTCCTGCTCACTGGAGAGTTAAACGTTCCACCCCGTTCTTCACTAAACAGAACGTCCCCGCCGCCCTGCTCAGCCACCATAATACCGCCGCCGGCGTCTTCGGCCAGCTGTGCGTGATGGCAGGAACGGTCATCTACTATGGCTTTGCTGATGAACAGGCGACCGAGCCGGAAGTGAAGGTGGTGATTAACGCCGGTCAGTTTGCCACCAGCCCGCCGCAGTACTGGCATCGCATCGAGATGAGCGATGACGCGCAGTTCAATATCAACTTCTGGGTTGAAGAAGAGAGCGATGGCGAAAACGGACTGTTTCACGCCAGAAAAGCCTGA
- the dsbB gene encoding disulfide bond formation protein DsbB, with protein MLRYLNQCSRGRGAWLLMALTAFILELVALWFQHVMLLQPCVMCIYERCALLGVMGAGIVGAIAPKTPLRYVALAIWLYSALRGLQLSWEHTLLQLHPSPFQTCDFAARFPTWLPLDKWIPQMFVASGDCSVRQWEFLTLEMPQWLVGIFAAYLLVGLLVLIAQPFKPKKRDLFGR; from the coding sequence ATGTTGCGATATTTAAACCAGTGCTCAAGGGGACGCGGAGCCTGGCTCCTGATGGCGTTAACCGCTTTTATCCTTGAATTAGTCGCGCTGTGGTTCCAGCATGTGATGTTGCTGCAACCTTGTGTGATGTGTATTTATGAACGTTGTGCGTTATTAGGCGTTATGGGCGCCGGTATTGTCGGGGCCATCGCGCCGAAAACACCGCTGCGCTATGTGGCGCTGGCTATCTGGCTGTACAGCGCGCTGCGCGGACTACAGCTGTCATGGGAACACACTTTGCTTCAGCTGCACCCCTCCCCGTTCCAGACCTGCGATTTCGCCGCCCGTTTTCCGACGTGGCTGCCGCTGGATAAGTGGATCCCGCAGATGTTCGTCGCCAGCGGCGACTGCTCCGTTCGTCAGTGGGAGTTTCTGACGCTGGAGATGCCGCAGTGGCTGGTGGGGATCTTCGCCGCCTATCTGCTTGTGGGGCTGCTGGTGCTGATTGCTCAGCCTTTCAAACCTAAAAAACGCGATCTTTTCGGCCGCTAA
- the fadR gene encoding fatty acid metabolism transcriptional regulator FadR — protein sequence MVIKAQSPAGFAEEYIIESIWNNRFPPGTILPAERELSELIGVTRTTLREVLQRLARDGWLTIQHGKPTKVNNFWETSGLNILETLARLDHDSVPQLIDNLLSVRTNISTIFIRTAFRQHPDKALDVLASAREVADHADAFAELDYNIFRGLAFASGNPIYGLILNGMKGLYTRIGRHYFANPEARSLALGFYHQLTKVCEEGLHEKVYEIVRRYGHDSGEIWHRMQKTMPGDLVIGMR from the coding sequence ATGGTCATTAAGGCGCAAAGCCCTGCGGGTTTCGCGGAAGAGTACATCATTGAAAGTATCTGGAATAATCGTTTTCCCCCAGGCACCATCCTTCCCGCCGAACGTGAACTTTCTGAACTGATTGGTGTAACCCGTACTACCTTACGCGAAGTGTTGCAACGTCTGGCCCGCGACGGTTGGTTGACGATTCAGCACGGCAAACCGACGAAGGTGAATAATTTCTGGGAAACGTCCGGGCTGAATATTCTCGAAACCCTGGCGCGTCTTGATCATGACAGCGTTCCGCAGCTGATCGATAACCTGCTGTCGGTACGTACCAACATCTCTACTATCTTCATCCGCACTGCGTTCCGCCAGCATCCCGATAAGGCGCTGGACGTGCTGGCCAGCGCGCGTGAAGTTGCAGATCACGCCGACGCGTTCGCCGAGCTGGATTACAACATTTTCCGCGGCCTGGCGTTCGCCTCCGGTAACCCGATTTATGGCCTGATCCTTAACGGAATGAAAGGGCTGTATACCCGCATCGGGCGTCACTATTTCGCCAACCCGGAAGCGCGCAGCCTGGCGCTGGGCTTCTATCATCAGCTGACGAAAGTATGCGAAGAGGGGCTGCACGAGAAGGTTTACGAGATTGTCCGTCGCTACGGTCACGACAGCGGCGAGATCTGGCACCGGATGCAGAAAACCATGCCGGGTGATTTAGTCATCGGTATGCGTTAA
- a CDS encoding SpoVR family protein, which produces MATIDSMNRDTTRLSDGPDWTFELLETYLAEVDRVAKLYRLDTYPHQIEVITSEQMMDAYSSVGMPINYPHWSFGKKFIETEQAYKHGQQGLAYEIVINSNPCIAYLMEENTITMQALVMAHACYGHNSFFKNNYLFRSWTDASSIIDYLIFARKYITDCEERYGVDEVEKLLDSCHALMNYGVDRYKRPQKISLQEEKARQKSREEYLQSQVNMLWRTLPKREEEKTIESARRYPSEPQENLLYFMEKNAPLLEPWQREILRIVRKVSQYFYPQKQTQVMNEGWATFWHYTILNHLYDEGKVTERFMLEFLHSHTNVVFQPPYNSQWYNGINPYALGFAMFQDIKRICQSPTEEDRYWFPDIAGSDWLETLHFAMRDFKDESFISQFLSPKVMRDFRFFTVLDDDHHNYLEISAIHNEEGYREIRSKLSAQYNLSNLEPNIQVWSVDLRGDRSLTLRYVPHNRVPLDKGRREVLKHVHRLWGFDILLEQQNADGSIELLERSPPRQNAL; this is translated from the coding sequence ATGGCTACGATTGATTCCATGAACAGGGACACCACTCGTTTAAGCGATGGACCCGACTGGACTTTTGAACTGCTGGAAACCTACCTTGCCGAGGTTGACCGGGTAGCGAAGCTGTACCGTCTCGACACCTATCCGCACCAGATCGAAGTCATTACGTCCGAGCAGATGATGGACGCCTACTCCAGCGTCGGCATGCCCATCAACTACCCGCACTGGTCGTTCGGTAAGAAGTTTATCGAAACCGAGCAGGCGTATAAACACGGTCAGCAGGGACTGGCCTATGAGATTGTCATTAACTCCAATCCCTGCATCGCCTATCTGATGGAGGAAAACACAATAACCATGCAGGCGCTGGTCATGGCCCATGCCTGCTACGGCCATAACTCTTTTTTCAAAAACAACTATCTGTTCCGCAGCTGGACCGACGCCAGCTCGATCATTGACTATCTGATTTTCGCCCGGAAATACATTACCGACTGCGAGGAGCGCTACGGCGTTGATGAGGTTGAGAAGCTCCTCGACTCCTGTCATGCCCTGATGAACTACGGCGTCGATCGCTACAAACGCCCGCAAAAAATCTCGTTGCAGGAGGAGAAAGCGCGGCAGAAGAGCCGGGAAGAGTATCTGCAAAGCCAGGTGAATATGCTGTGGCGCACCCTGCCGAAGCGGGAAGAAGAGAAGACCATTGAGTCGGCCCGCCGCTACCCTTCAGAGCCGCAGGAGAACCTGCTGTACTTTATGGAGAAGAACGCGCCGCTGCTGGAACCGTGGCAGCGCGAAATCCTGCGTATCGTGCGCAAGGTCAGCCAGTATTTTTATCCGCAAAAACAGACCCAGGTGATGAACGAAGGGTGGGCCACCTTCTGGCACTATACGATCCTCAATCATCTTTATGACGAAGGGAAAGTGACGGAGCGCTTTATGCTGGAGTTTCTGCACAGCCACACCAACGTGGTGTTCCAGCCGCCCTATAACAGCCAGTGGTATAACGGGATTAACCCCTACGCCCTCGGCTTCGCCATGTTCCAGGACATTAAGCGTATATGCCAGTCGCCGACCGAAGAAGACCGCTACTGGTTCCCGGATATCGCCGGCTCGGACTGGCTGGAAACGCTGCATTTCGCCATGCGTGATTTTAAAGATGAGAGTTTTATCAGCCAGTTCCTGTCGCCGAAGGTCATGCGCGATTTCCGCTTCTTTACGGTGCTGGATGACGATCATCATAACTACCTGGAGATCTCCGCTATCCATAACGAGGAGGGGTATCGGGAGATCCGCTCGAAGCTGTCCGCCCAGTACAATCTCAGCAACCTTGAGCCGAATATTCAGGTGTGGAGCGTCGATCTACGCGGCGACCGCTCACTGACGCTGCGCTATGTGCCGCACAATCGCGTCCCGCTGGATAAAGGGCGTCGGGAAGTGCTCAAGCACGTCCATCGTCTGTGGGGGTTTGATATCCTGCTGGAACAACAAAATGCCGATGGCAGTATCGAACTGCTGGAGCGCAGCCCGCCGCGCCAGAACGCGCTGTAA
- a CDS encoding D-amino acid dehydrogenase, giving the protein MRVVILGSGVVGVASAWYLSQAGHEVTVIDRQPGAAEETSAANAGQISPGYAAPWAAPGVPLKAIKWMFQRHAPLAIGLDGTPFQLKWMWQMLRNCDTRHYMENKGRMVRLAEYSRDCLKALRESTGIQYEGRQGGTLQLFRTEKQYENATRDIAVLEEAGVPYQLLEAKRLLEVEPALAEVSHKLTGGLRLPNDETGDCQLFTTRLAAMAAQAGVTFRFNTPVDALLYEGEQIAGVKCGAEIIKGDAYVMAFGSYSTAMLKGLVDIPVYPLKGYSLTIPIAEEDGAPVSTILDETYKIAITRFDQRIRVGGMAEIVGFNKELLKPRRETLEMVVRDLFPRGGHVEQATFWTGLRPMTPDGTPVVGRTAYKNLWLNTGHGTLGWTMACGSGQLLSDLISGRTPAIPYDDLAVARYSPGFTPARPQHLHGVHN; this is encoded by the coding sequence ATGCGAGTCGTCATACTGGGAAGTGGGGTAGTTGGGGTTGCAAGTGCATGGTATTTAAGCCAGGCGGGTCACGAAGTGACGGTTATCGATCGTCAACCCGGGGCGGCGGAAGAGACCAGCGCCGCTAACGCCGGACAGATTTCCCCGGGCTATGCTGCGCCGTGGGCGGCGCCGGGCGTGCCGCTGAAGGCCATCAAATGGATGTTCCAGCGCCACGCGCCGCTGGCTATCGGTCTTGACGGCACTCCGTTCCAGCTGAAATGGATGTGGCAAATGCTGCGCAACTGCGATACCCGCCATTATATGGAGAACAAAGGGCGGATGGTGCGTCTGGCGGAATACAGCCGCGACTGCCTGAAAGCGCTGCGCGAAAGCACCGGGATCCAGTATGAGGGCCGCCAGGGCGGCACATTGCAGCTGTTCCGTACCGAAAAACAGTATGAAAACGCCACTCGCGACATCGCCGTGCTGGAAGAGGCCGGCGTTCCATACCAGCTTCTGGAAGCGAAGCGTTTGCTGGAAGTGGAGCCCGCGCTGGCCGAGGTCAGCCACAAGCTGACCGGCGGTCTGCGTCTGCCCAATGATGAAACCGGCGATTGCCAGTTGTTTACCACCCGCCTGGCGGCCATGGCGGCGCAGGCGGGCGTCACCTTCCGCTTTAATACGCCGGTGGATGCGCTGCTGTATGAAGGCGAACAGATTGCCGGTGTAAAATGCGGCGCTGAAATCATCAAAGGCGATGCCTATGTGATGGCCTTTGGTTCATACTCAACCGCGATGCTGAAAGGGCTGGTGGACATTCCGGTCTATCCGCTGAAGGGCTATTCGCTGACCATTCCGATTGCCGAGGAAGACGGCGCGCCGGTTTCGACTATTCTTGATGAAACCTACAAAATCGCCATTACCCGCTTTGACCAGCGCATCCGCGTGGGCGGGATGGCGGAAATCGTCGGTTTTAATAAAGAGCTGCTGAAGCCGCGCCGGGAAACGCTGGAGATGGTGGTCCGCGATCTGTTCCCGCGCGGTGGCCACGTCGAGCAGGCAACGTTCTGGACCGGGCTGCGTCCAATGACCCCGGACGGCACGCCGGTGGTGGGCCGCACGGCGTATAAGAATTTGTGGCTGAACACCGGGCACGGCACGCTGGGCTGGACGATGGCCTGCGGTTCCGGGCAGTTGCTCAGCGATTTGATCTCCGGCCGTACACCGGCCATCCCGTATGATGATCTGGCCGTCGCGCGCTATAGCCCCGGTTTTACGCCGGCACGCCCTCAGCATCTGCACGGTGTTCATAACTAA
- the dadX gene encoding catabolic alanine racemase DadX — protein MSRPVLASIDLPALRQNLQIVRRAAPASRLWAVVKANAYGHGLSRVWSALSGADGFAMLNLEEAILLREHGWKGPILMLEGFFHADELALFDKYRLTTSVHSNWQIKALQQAKLHAPLDIYVKVNSGMNRLGFMPDRLHTVWQQLRVLNNVSAMTLMSHFADAENPQGIIEPMRRIEQAAEGLDCPRSLANSAATLWHPEAHFDWVRPGIVLYGASPSGQWQDVANSGLKPVMTLSSEIIAVQNLQAGEVVGYGGRYRTSGEQRIGIVACGYADGYPRVAPDGTPVLVDGVRTRTVGRVSMDMLAVDLTPCPQAGIGAPVELWGKEIKIDDVASACGTVGYELMCALAPRVPVVTG, from the coding sequence ATGTCCCGTCCTGTATTGGCCAGCATTGATTTGCCGGCCTTGCGGCAGAATTTGCAGATTGTCCGGCGTGCGGCTCCCGCCTCGCGCCTGTGGGCGGTGGTGAAAGCCAACGCCTATGGTCATGGCCTGTCGCGCGTCTGGAGCGCGCTGAGCGGCGCAGATGGCTTCGCGATGCTCAACCTTGAAGAGGCGATTCTGCTGCGCGAGCACGGCTGGAAAGGGCCGATTCTGATGCTCGAGGGGTTCTTCCATGCCGACGAGCTGGCGCTATTTGATAAATACCGCCTGACCACCAGCGTGCACAGCAACTGGCAGATTAAGGCGCTGCAGCAGGCAAAGCTCCACGCACCGCTGGATATCTACGTCAAGGTCAACAGCGGGATGAATCGACTCGGTTTTATGCCGGATCGCCTCCATACCGTCTGGCAGCAGCTGCGGGTGCTGAATAACGTCAGCGCCATGACGCTGATGTCGCATTTTGCCGATGCGGAAAATCCGCAGGGTATTATTGAGCCGATGCGCCGCATCGAGCAGGCGGCGGAAGGGCTCGATTGCCCGCGTTCGTTGGCGAACTCGGCGGCGACGCTGTGGCATCCTGAAGCCCATTTCGACTGGGTGAGACCGGGTATTGTGCTGTATGGCGCATCGCCTTCCGGGCAATGGCAGGATGTCGCCAACAGCGGCCTCAAGCCGGTAATGACGCTCAGCAGCGAAATCATCGCCGTGCAGAATCTGCAGGCGGGCGAGGTGGTTGGCTACGGGGGGCGGTATCGGACGTCCGGCGAGCAGCGTATTGGGATTGTGGCCTGCGGTTACGCCGACGGCTATCCGCGCGTGGCACCGGACGGTACGCCGGTGCTGGTGGACGGCGTTCGGACCCGCACGGTGGGCCGGGTTTCAATGGATATGCTGGCGGTCGATCTAACGCCTTGCCCGCAGGCCGGGATCGGCGCGCCGGTCGAGCTGTGGGGCAAGGAGATCAAAATTGACGATGTCGCCAGCGCCTGCGGCACCGTCGGCTATGAATTAATGTGCGCGCTGGCGCCGCGCGTTCCGGTCGTGACAGGGTAA